A single region of the Raphanus sativus cultivar WK10039 chromosome 1, ASM80110v3, whole genome shotgun sequence genome encodes:
- the LOC108805341 gene encoding AMSH-like ubiquitin thioesterase 2 isoform X1: protein MVTVSFPSPSLSFVESGTTCKSPQVSRVLFSGPDELHGESSQPKKILRDVHISERLMEDFTELARENTEKDLETCGTLAAFLERGVFYVTTLIIPKQESTANSCQAMNEVDVFSIQNERDLYPVGWIHTHPSQGCFMSSVDLHTHYSYQVMVPEAFAIVVAPTDSSRSHGIFKLTDPGGMEILRDCSETGFHPHKEPEDGNPVYEHCSNVYKNSNLRFEIFDLR, encoded by the exons ATGGTAACGGTGTCGTTTCCATCTCCCTCGCTCTCTTTCGTAGAGAGCGGGACGACGTGTAAATCGCCTCAAGTATCTCGGGTTCTGTTCTCTGGTCCTGATGAGCTTCACGGAGAATCGTCTCAACCCAAGAAGATACTCAGAGATGTTCATATA TCAGAGAGGTTGATGGAGGATTTCACTGAGCTTGCGAGAGAGAACACTGAGAAGGACCTCGAGACTTGTGGAACTCTCGCTGCCTTCCTC GAAAGGGGAGTTTTTTATGTGACCACTTTGATAATACCTAAGCAAGAATCAACTGCTAATTCT TGTCAAGCAATGAATGAAGTGGATGTGTTttccatacaaaacgaaagaGATCTTTATCCCGTTGGATGGATTCAT ACTCATCCTTCTCAGGGTTGTTTCATGTCGTCAGTTGATCTGCATACCCATTACTCGTATCAG GTAATGGTGCCAGAGGCTTTTGCAATCGTCGTGGCTCCAACCGATAGCTCCAG AAGTCATGGGATATTTAAGCTAACGGACCCGGGAGGAATGGAGATACTGAGAGACTGCTCGGAGACAGGATTCCACCCACACAAAGAACCAGAAGATGGAAACCCGGTTTATGAGCATTGCTCAAACGTCTACAAGAACTCCAACCTTAGGTTCGAGATTTTCGATCTGCGCTGA
- the LOC108805341 gene encoding AMSH-like ubiquitin thioesterase 2 isoform X2 has translation MVTVSFPSPSLSFVESGTTCKSPQVSRVLFSGPDELHGESSQPKKILRDVHISERLMEDFTELARENTEKDLETCGTLAAFLERGVFYVTTLIIPKQESTANSCQAMNEVDVFSIQNERDLYPVGWIHTHPSQGCFMSSVDLHTHYSYQVMVPEAFAIVVAPTDSSSHGIFKLTDPGGMEILRDCSETGFHPHKEPEDGNPVYEHCSNVYKNSNLRFEIFDLR, from the exons ATGGTAACGGTGTCGTTTCCATCTCCCTCGCTCTCTTTCGTAGAGAGCGGGACGACGTGTAAATCGCCTCAAGTATCTCGGGTTCTGTTCTCTGGTCCTGATGAGCTTCACGGAGAATCGTCTCAACCCAAGAAGATACTCAGAGATGTTCATATA TCAGAGAGGTTGATGGAGGATTTCACTGAGCTTGCGAGAGAGAACACTGAGAAGGACCTCGAGACTTGTGGAACTCTCGCTGCCTTCCTC GAAAGGGGAGTTTTTTATGTGACCACTTTGATAATACCTAAGCAAGAATCAACTGCTAATTCT TGTCAAGCAATGAATGAAGTGGATGTGTTttccatacaaaacgaaagaGATCTTTATCCCGTTGGATGGATTCAT ACTCATCCTTCTCAGGGTTGTTTCATGTCGTCAGTTGATCTGCATACCCATTACTCGTATCAG GTAATGGTGCCAGAGGCTTTTGCAATCGTCGTGGCTCCAACCGATAGCTCCAG TCATGGGATATTTAAGCTAACGGACCCGGGAGGAATGGAGATACTGAGAGACTGCTCGGAGACAGGATTCCACCCACACAAAGAACCAGAAGATGGAAACCCGGTTTATGAGCATTGCTCAAACGTCTACAAGAACTCCAACCTTAGGTTCGAGATTTTCGATCTGCGCTGA
- the LOC108840446 gene encoding uncharacterized protein At4g28440-like, with the protein MAEATTALRKPVFTKVNELRPGTNGHSLNVKVVSTKMVMQRGGGGRPSGPQARQMRIAECLVGDETGIIIFTARNDQVDLMKEGKVVTLRNAKIDMYKGSMRLAVDRWGRVEVAEEDATGITVKEDNNLSLIEYELVNVEA; encoded by the exons ATGGCTGAGGCAACAACAGCTTTGAGGAAGCCTGTGTTCACCAAGGTTAATGAGCTGAGACCAGGAACCAATGGTCACTCTCTGAACGTGAAAGTTGTCAGCACGAAGATGGTGATGCAGAGAGGTGGTGGAGGTCGTCCCAGTGGTCCTCAGGCTCGTCAGATGCGGATTGCTGAGTGTCTTGTTGGTGATGAGACTGGCATCATTATCTTTACTGCCAGAAACGATCAAG tGGATTTGATGAAAGAAGGCAAGGTTGTGACCCTGCGCAACGCCAAGATCGACATGTACAAGGGATCTATGAGGCTTGCAGTTGATAGATGGGGACGCGTTGAAGTCGCTGAGGAGGATGCCACAGGCATCACCGTCAAGGAAGATAACAATCTTTCCCTCATCGAGTATGAGCTTGTGAACGTTGAAGCTTGA
- the LOC108859323 gene encoding gibberellin-regulated protein 8 gives MKLVVVQFSIIFLILTSSLFVLSTADSSCGGKCNVRCSKASQHDLCIKDCNICCQKCKGCVPSGTYGNKDQCPCYRDIKNSKGGPKCP, from the exons atGAAGCTCGTAGTTGTACAATTCTCCATAATCTTTCTTATCCTCACATCTTCTTTGTTCGTACTTTCAACCGCAGATTCGT CATGTGGTGGAAAGTGCAACGTGAGATGCTCAAAGGCATCACAACATGACTTATGCATCAAAGATTGCAATATATGTTGCCAAAAGTGTAAAGGTTGTGTGCCCTCTGGCACGTATGGAAACAAAGACCAGTGCCCTTGCTACCGAGATATAAAAAACTCCAAAGGCGGACCCAAATGTCCCTGA
- the LOC108859946 gene encoding transcription factor bHLH167-like isoform X1: MEREREIGEGSSLSLREKRNLREKGRRMRMKDLFCLLSSHVSPTRRLPVPQLIDQSTSYMIQLKEKVTYLKEKKKTLLGEVRCRSERSSSLLPKLSIHSRDSIIEMNLIISDNVKRLALHELMRVFEEEGAQVMSANLQNLNDRTAYTIIAQAIISRIGIDPSRIEKRVREIIY, from the exons atGGAGAGGGAAAGAGAAATAGGAGAAGGAAGCTCATTGTCGTTGAGGGAAAAACGAAACCTTAGGGAGAAAGGGAGACGAATGCGTATGAAAGATCTCTTCTGCTTACTCTCTTCCCATGTTTCTCCAACTCGTAGG TTACCAGTGCCTCAACTTATAGATCAATCGACATCATACATGATCCAGTTGAAAGAGAAAGTAACGTAtttgaaggagaagaaaaaaacattgttaGGAGAAGTCAGGTGTCGCTCTGAAAGATCGTCGTCACTTTTGCCAAAACTCAGTATTCATTCACGGGATTCGATCATAGAGATGAACCTCATTATCAGTGATAACGTGAAAAGATTAGCTCTACATGAGCTTATGAGAGtttttgaagaagaaggagCTCAAGTTATGAGTGCTAATCTCCAGAACTTGAATGATAGGACCGCTTATACAATCATAGCCCAG GCAATCATATCTCGCATCGGCATTGATCCATCAAGAATAGAAAAGAGAGTAAGGGAGATCATATACTGA
- the LOC108859946 gene encoding transcription factor bHLH167-like isoform X2, giving the protein MFLQLLPVPQLIDQSTSYMIQLKEKVTYLKEKKKTLLGEVRCRSERSSSLLPKLSIHSRDSIIEMNLIISDNVKRLALHELMRVFEEEGAQVMSANLQNLNDRTAYTIIAQAIISRIGIDPSRIEKRVREIIY; this is encoded by the exons ATGTTTCTCCAACTC TTACCAGTGCCTCAACTTATAGATCAATCGACATCATACATGATCCAGTTGAAAGAGAAAGTAACGTAtttgaaggagaagaaaaaaacattgttaGGAGAAGTCAGGTGTCGCTCTGAAAGATCGTCGTCACTTTTGCCAAAACTCAGTATTCATTCACGGGATTCGATCATAGAGATGAACCTCATTATCAGTGATAACGTGAAAAGATTAGCTCTACATGAGCTTATGAGAGtttttgaagaagaaggagCTCAAGTTATGAGTGCTAATCTCCAGAACTTGAATGATAGGACCGCTTATACAATCATAGCCCAG GCAATCATATCTCGCATCGGCATTGATCCATCAAGAATAGAAAAGAGAGTAAGGGAGATCATATACTGA
- the LOC130510439 gene encoding uncharacterized protein LOC130510439: protein MSRLHHSDYPALDLNGDNYLDWAMNTSADLKSKGLGKCIKHGNDTLAYERRRAVLIMRKHLVKDLYDECSYINDPYDLWSRLNTMFFEPLLDESMKEWKALRFQDYESMDDYHFDLMRITYSLKLCGEVITNYDLLSKTRDTIHSKEVLLSQKAKGFTTYYDLLSYLSALEEKKHKRKVNLDKLDYVMEISAEYQCEMIYGDAEEAKKRKFGWTHIDDDIGLFIE from the coding sequence atgtcgagactccatcactcggattacccagcccttgatctcaatggagacaattaccttgattgggcgatgaacacttcagccgatttaaagtctaaaggacttgggaagtgtatcaaacacggcaatgatacccttgcatatgaaaggcgtagagctgttttgataatgagaaagcatctcgtgaaggatctgtatgatgagtgcagttacatcaacgatccttacgatctctggtcgagattgaacaccatgttcttcgagccattactagatgagtccatgaaagaatggaaggctctgaggttccaggattatgaatccatggatgactatcactttgatcttatgagaatcacctatagtcttaaactatgtggtgaagtgataacaaactatgacttgttaagcaagactcgtgacacgatccattcaaaggaagtgttgttatcacagaaggctaaaggtttcacaacctattacgaccttctctcatacctttcagctcttgaggaaaagaagcacaaaaggaaagtcaacctcgacaaactcgactatgttatggagataagtgccgagtatcaatgtgagatgatatacggtgatgctgaagaagctaagaaaagaaaattcgggtggactcatatagatgatgatattggtttattcattgaatag
- the LOC108857688 gene encoding transcription factor bHLH168, translated as MRRQRGREIGEGSSMSWKEQRNLREKERRMRMKHLFFMLSSHVSPTHRLSVPQLIDHSASYMIQLKEKVNNLREKKQTLLGEVENHSEGSTSFNLPKLSIYSQGSIIKMNLIMDLNIKRVMLHELVSVFEEEGAQVMSANLQNLNDSITYTITAQAIICRIGIDPSRIEERLRDIIF; from the exons atgaggaGGCAGAGGGGAAGAGAGATAGGAGAAGGAAGCTCAATGTCGTGGAAGGAACAACGAAACCTCAGAGAGAAAGAGCGACGAATGCGCATGAAACATCTCTTCTTTATGCTCTCCTCTCATGTTTCTCCCACTCATAGG TTATCAGTGCCTCAACTTATAGACCATTCGGCATCATACATGATCCAATTAAAAGAGAAGGTAAACAATTTGAGGGAGAAGAAACAGACTTTATTAGGGGAAGTCGAGAATCACTCTGAAGGGTCGACGTCCTTTAATCTGCCGAAACTCAGTATCTATTCGCAGGGTTCGATCATAAAAATGAATCTGATTATGGATCTGAACATAAAAAGAGTAATGCTGCATGAGCTTGTAAGTGtttttgaagaagaaggagCTCAAGTTATGAGTGCTAATCTTCAGAACTTGAATGATAGTATCACTTACACAATCACAGCTCAG GCCATCATATGTCGGATCGGCATCGATCCATCAAGGATAGAAGAAAGACTAAGGGATATCATCTTTTGA
- the LOC108810111 gene encoding uncharacterized protein LOC108810111 isoform X1, with protein sequence MDLIQSYDGEAVSSPESSPPRMLKAKSSAPEVDDTALALTVSNADQSRSNPINPTQHAVVFNPTYEQLWAPIYGPAHPYAKDGIAQGMRNHKLGFVEDASIGSFVFDEQYSTFQKYGYAADPSGTNYVGDAEALRQNEGVSVYNIKQSDQKRRKLEEGEKKPGEEIEAEAENPATEAWLLKNRKSPWSRKKEVVQGELTEEQKKYAEDHAKKKEEKSQQGEAKGEPYTDKSTFHGKEDKDYQGRSWIEAPKDAKANNDHCYIPKRLVHTWSGHTKGVSAIRFFPKHGHLLLSAGMDCKVKIWDVYNSGKCMRTYMGHGKAVRDICFSNDGTKFLTAGYDKNIKYWDTETGQVISTFSTGKIPYVVKLNPDDDKQNILLAGMSDKKIVQWDINSGEITQEYDQHLGAVNTITFVDNNRRFVTSSDDKSLRVWEFGIPVVIKYISEPHMHSMPAISVHPNGKWLAAQSLDNQILIYGTRERFQLNKKKRFAGHIVAGYACQVNFSPDGRFVMSGDGEGKCWFWDWKSCRVFKTLKCHNGVCIGAEWHPLEQSKVATCGWDGLIKYWD encoded by the exons ATGGATCTGATTCAATCATACGACGGAGAAGCCGTCTCTTCCCCGGAATCTTCACCTCCCCGTATGCTAAAGGCGAAATCCTCGGCGCCGGAGGTAGACGACACGGCGCTCGCTCTCACGGTGTCCAACGCGGACCAATCGAGATCGAACCCGATCAACCCGACGCAGCACGCCGTGGTGTTCAACCCAACCTACGAGCAGCTCTGGGCCCCGATCTACGGCCCGGCCCATCCCTACGCGAAAGACGGGATCGCCCAGGGGATGCGGAACCACAAGCTAGGGTTCGTGGAGGACGCCTCGATCGGTTCCTTCGTCTTCGACGAGCAGTACAGCACTTTCCAGAAGTACGGCTACGCGGCGGATCCCTCCGGTACGAACTACGTCGGCGACGCGGAGGCGCTGAGGCAGAACGAGGGCGTTTCGGTTTACAACATCAAGCAGAGCGACCAGAAGAGGAGGAAGCTTGAGGAGGGGGAGAAGAAACCGGGGGAGGAGATCGAGGCGGAGGCTGAGAATCCGGCGACGGAGGCGTGGCTTTTGAAGAACAGGAAGAGTCCTTGGTCGAGGAAGAAGGAGGTTGTTCAAGGGGAGCTGACTGAGGAGCAGAAGAAGTACGCGGAGGACCACgccaagaagaaggaagagaagagCCAACAAGGTGAAGCTAAAGGAGAGCCTTACACGGATAAGAGCACATTCCATGGGAAGGAGGATAAAGATTATCAAGGGAGGTCGTGGATCGAAGCTCCCAAGGACGCAAAGGCGAACAACGACCATTGCTACATCCCTAAGCGTTTGGTTCATACGTGGAGCGGTCACACGAAAGGTGTTTCCGCTATTAGGTTCTTCCCAAAGCATGGGCATTTGCTTCTCTCTGCAGGTATGGATTGCAAGGTCAAGATTTGGGATGTGTATAACTCTGGGAAGTGTATGAGGACTTACATGGGTCACGGTAAAGCCGTGAGGGATATTTGTTTCTCTAATGATGGGACTAAGTTCTTGACTGCTGGGTATGATAAGAATATTAAGTATTGGGACACGGAGACTGGGCAGGTTATATCGACTTTCTCGACCGGGAAGATTCCGTATGTGGTTAAGCTGAACCCTGATGATGACAAGCAGAACATTTTGTTGGCGGGGATGAGCGATAAGAAGATTGTGCAGTGGGATATTAACTCCGGGGAGATTACTCAAGAGTATGATCAGCATTTGGGTGCGGTTAATACGATCACGTTTGTGGATAATAACAGAAGGTTTGTTACGTCGAGTGATGATAAGTCTCTCCGTGTGTGGGAGTTTGGGATACCGGTGGTTATCAAGTATATTAGTGAGCCTCATATGCACTCCATGCCTGCCATTTCTGTTCACCCGAATGGGAAGTGGCTTGCGGCACAGAGTTTGGACAACCAGATTCTGATCTACGGTACCAGGGAGAGGTTTCAGCTGAATAAGAAGAAGCGGTTTGCAGGGCACATTGTCGCCGGTTATGCATGCCAGGTTAATTTCTCGCCGGATGGACGGTTTGTAATGTCGGGAGATGGTGAGGGTAAGTGTTGGTTTTGGGACTGGAAGAGCTGCAGAGTGTTCAAGACTCTTAAATGTCACAACGGAGTATGCATTGGAGCCGAGTGGCATCCTCTGGAACAGAGCAAAGTTGCAACTTGTGGCTGGGACGGCTTGATTAAGTACTG GGACTAA
- the LOC108810111 gene encoding uncharacterized protein LOC108810111 isoform X2 — MDLIQSYDGEAVSSPESSPPRMLKAKSSAPEVDDTALALTVSNADQSRSNPINPTQHAVVFNPTYEQLWAPIYGPAHPYAKDGIAQGMRNHKLGFVEDASIGSFVFDEQYSTFQKYGYAADPSGTNYVGDAEALRQNEGVSVYNIKQSDQKRRKLEEGEKKPGEEIEAEAENPATEAWLLKNRKSPWSRKKEVVQGELTEEQKKYAEDHAKKKEEKSQQGEAKGEPYTDKSTFHGKEDKDYQGRSWIEAPKDAKANNDHCYIPKRLVHTWSGHTKGVSAIRFFPKHGHLLLSAGMDCKVKIWDVYNSGKCMRTYMGHGKAVRDICFSNDGTKFLTAGYDKNIKYWDTETGQVISTFSTGKIPYVVKLNPDDDKQNILLAGMSDKKIVQWDINSGEITQEYDQHLGAVNTITFVDNNRRFVTSSDDKSLRVWEFGIPVVIKYISEPHMHSMPAISVHPNGKWLAAQSLDNQILIYGTRERFQLNKKKRFAGHIVAGYACQVNFSPDGRFVMSGDGEGKCWFWDWKSCRVFKTLKCHNGVCIGAEWHPLEQSKVATCGWDGLIKYW, encoded by the coding sequence ATGGATCTGATTCAATCATACGACGGAGAAGCCGTCTCTTCCCCGGAATCTTCACCTCCCCGTATGCTAAAGGCGAAATCCTCGGCGCCGGAGGTAGACGACACGGCGCTCGCTCTCACGGTGTCCAACGCGGACCAATCGAGATCGAACCCGATCAACCCGACGCAGCACGCCGTGGTGTTCAACCCAACCTACGAGCAGCTCTGGGCCCCGATCTACGGCCCGGCCCATCCCTACGCGAAAGACGGGATCGCCCAGGGGATGCGGAACCACAAGCTAGGGTTCGTGGAGGACGCCTCGATCGGTTCCTTCGTCTTCGACGAGCAGTACAGCACTTTCCAGAAGTACGGCTACGCGGCGGATCCCTCCGGTACGAACTACGTCGGCGACGCGGAGGCGCTGAGGCAGAACGAGGGCGTTTCGGTTTACAACATCAAGCAGAGCGACCAGAAGAGGAGGAAGCTTGAGGAGGGGGAGAAGAAACCGGGGGAGGAGATCGAGGCGGAGGCTGAGAATCCGGCGACGGAGGCGTGGCTTTTGAAGAACAGGAAGAGTCCTTGGTCGAGGAAGAAGGAGGTTGTTCAAGGGGAGCTGACTGAGGAGCAGAAGAAGTACGCGGAGGACCACgccaagaagaaggaagagaagagCCAACAAGGTGAAGCTAAAGGAGAGCCTTACACGGATAAGAGCACATTCCATGGGAAGGAGGATAAAGATTATCAAGGGAGGTCGTGGATCGAAGCTCCCAAGGACGCAAAGGCGAACAACGACCATTGCTACATCCCTAAGCGTTTGGTTCATACGTGGAGCGGTCACACGAAAGGTGTTTCCGCTATTAGGTTCTTCCCAAAGCATGGGCATTTGCTTCTCTCTGCAGGTATGGATTGCAAGGTCAAGATTTGGGATGTGTATAACTCTGGGAAGTGTATGAGGACTTACATGGGTCACGGTAAAGCCGTGAGGGATATTTGTTTCTCTAATGATGGGACTAAGTTCTTGACTGCTGGGTATGATAAGAATATTAAGTATTGGGACACGGAGACTGGGCAGGTTATATCGACTTTCTCGACCGGGAAGATTCCGTATGTGGTTAAGCTGAACCCTGATGATGACAAGCAGAACATTTTGTTGGCGGGGATGAGCGATAAGAAGATTGTGCAGTGGGATATTAACTCCGGGGAGATTACTCAAGAGTATGATCAGCATTTGGGTGCGGTTAATACGATCACGTTTGTGGATAATAACAGAAGGTTTGTTACGTCGAGTGATGATAAGTCTCTCCGTGTGTGGGAGTTTGGGATACCGGTGGTTATCAAGTATATTAGTGAGCCTCATATGCACTCCATGCCTGCCATTTCTGTTCACCCGAATGGGAAGTGGCTTGCGGCACAGAGTTTGGACAACCAGATTCTGATCTACGGTACCAGGGAGAGGTTTCAGCTGAATAAGAAGAAGCGGTTTGCAGGGCACATTGTCGCCGGTTATGCATGCCAGGTTAATTTCTCGCCGGATGGACGGTTTGTAATGTCGGGAGATGGTGAGGGTAAGTGTTGGTTTTGGGACTGGAAGAGCTGCAGAGTGTTCAAGACTCTTAAATGTCACAACGGAGTATGCATTGGAGCCGAGTGGCATCCTCTGGAACAGAGCAAAGTTGCAACTTGTGGCTGGGACGGCTTGATTAAGTACTGGTAA
- the LOC130497823 gene encoding 4-substituted benzoates-glutamate ligase GH3.12-like translates to MSLGCDLTVLEELTSNAKQIQDDVLTKILKANANTEYLRRFLQGSSDKELFKKNVPVVSYEDLKPYIDRVANGEPSDVISGEPITAFFLSSGTSSGNQKIFPANNIFLENIQIFYTLGSLVMSKHFDGLKQGKVIRFTFIHPISTTPCGLPLAPAVTSFTKSEYYRSLAKNSPSPDQIILCPDTKQSMYCQLLCGLVQRDEVVTVGAVFASVLVQVIHFLENYWKEFASNIRCGHVSEWINDLSCRDSVSTILVEPNPELADLIENECGQKSWQGIVSRLWPKAKCIDAIVTGTMSQYIPALEFYSNNKLPLVSKAYASSEAYFGLNLEPLCKPQHVSYTFLPNMSYFEFIDVDDDGGTAGEIVDLVNVKLGHYYEPLVTNYSGLHRCRVGDVLQVTGFYNMAPQFRFVRRKNTVLSVYVEPTTEDDVLKALARATSVLESSNLMLAGFTCYADISTVPGHYVIYLEFRAKVNKTTSVLPLDNKVLVECCCVMEESLNGAYRLFRSDNEHIGALELRVVQQGTFDSLMEFFVSRGSSVSQYKTPMCLKSAEALKVLEDKVLARFFSDKSPPI, encoded by the exons ATGAGTCTAGGCTGTGATCTCACTGTTCTAGAAGAGCTAACCTCAAATGCGAAGCAGATACAAGACGATGTATTGACCAAGATACTCAAAGCTAACGCAAACACAGAGTATCTCCGACGTTTTCTCCAGGGGAGCTCTGATAAAGAGCTGTTCAAGAAGAACGTACCGGTGGTGAGCTATGAAGATCTTAAGCCTTATATCGATCGTGTTGCAAATGGAGAACCCTCGGATGTCATTTCCGGTGAACCTATTACTGCGTTTTTCCTAAG CTCTGGAACTTCGAGTGGGAATCAAAAGATATTTCCTGCGAACAACATCTTCCTTGAGAATATTCAAATTTTCTATACCCTAGGCTCACTCGTTATGTCCAA GCATTTCGATGGTCTTAAGCAAGGAAAGGTGATTAGGTTTACGTTCATCCACCCGATATCCACAACTCCTTGTGGTTTGCCTCTTGCTCCTGCGGTAACAAGCTTCACAAAGAGTGAATATTATAGGAGCCTGGCCAAAAATAGTCCAAGCCCCGACCAGATCATACTGTGTCCGGACACCAAACAGAGTATGTACTGTCAACTTCTCTGTGGTCTTGTCCAGAGAGATGAGGTTGTAACCGTTGGTGCTGTGTTCGCTTCTGTCTTGGTTCAAGTTATCCATTTTCTTGAAAATTACTGGAAAGAGTTCGCCAGTAACATCAGATGTGGCCATGTCAGCGAGTGGATCAACGACCTTAGCTGTCGAGACTCCGTCTCTACCATCCTTGTTGAGCCAAATCCTGAACTAGCTGATCTGATCGAAAACGAGTGCGGACAAAAATCTTGGCAAGGTATAGTTTCACGACTTTGGCCTAAAGCCAAATGCATTGATGCTATTGTTACAGGAACTATGTCTCAATACATCCCAGCACTGGAGTTTTACTCTAATAATAAACTGCCTCTAGTCTCTAAAGCTTATGCATCGTCCGAAGCATATTTCGGTTTAAATTTGGAACCTCTATGCAAACCGCAGCATGTGTCCTACACATTTCTACCAAACATGTCGTACTTCGAGTTCATAGATGTTGATGACGATGGGGGCACTGCTGGGGAGATTGTTGATCTTGTGAATGTGAAGTTGGGTCACTACTACGAGCCCTTGGTCACAAACTATTCCG GTTTACACAGATGTAGAGTGGGGGATGTATTACAGGTCACTGGGTTTTACAATATGGCACCTCAGTTCAGATTCGTACGTAGAAAAAATACGGTTCTAAGCGTCTATGTAGAGCCAACGACTGAAGATGATGTATTAAAGGCGTTGGCTCGTGCGACTAGCGTTCTTGAATCTTCGAATTTAATGTTGGCGGGTTTCACATGCTATGCTGATATCTCCACTGTACCGGGTCACTACGTTATTTACTTGGAGTTCAGAGCAAAAGTCAACAAGACCACTAGTGTTCTACCTCTTGATAACAAGGTATTGGTGGAATGTTGTTGTGTCATGGAGGAATCATTGAATGGTGCTTATAGGCTCTTCAGAAGCGATAATGAACATATTGGAGCACTAGAGCTAAGAGTGGTGCAACAAGGAACGTTTGATTCTCTCATGGAGTTCTTTGTCTCCCGTGGTTCTTCTGTATCACAGTACAAGACACCTATGTGCTTAAAATCTGCCGAGGCGTTAAAGGTTCTAGAAGACAAGGTCCTTGCTCGGTTCTTCAGCGACAAGTCCCCTCCTATCTGA